A stretch of Cicer arietinum cultivar CDC Frontier isolate Library 1 chromosome 5, Cicar.CDCFrontier_v2.0, whole genome shotgun sequence DNA encodes these proteins:
- the LOC101514039 gene encoding KH domain-containing protein SPIN1-like, giving the protein MYNQISSPASQRANSPNIINMRSNLIDAESQYLMELLAEHQKLGPFMQVLPLCSRLLNQEILRVSGKNGLLQNQGFNEFDRMQLINQSQMASSDLKPNFTGWNSLSQEMLAEVKGLNMDWQTAPSVVPSSHIVKKILRLDIPKDGYPNFNFVGRLLGPRGNSLKRVEATTGCRVYIRGKGSIKDLDKEELLRGRPGYEHLNDALHILIEAELPANIVDAKLRHAQEIIEELLKPVDESQDLYKRQQLRELAMLNSNFREDSPQLSGSVSPFTSNEIKRPKTEE; this is encoded by the exons ATGTATAATCAAATTTCTTCACCTGCTTCTCAAAGGGCCAATTCACCAAATATAATTAACATGAGAAGCAATCTTATTGATGCTGAAAG tcAATACTTAATGGAGCTTCTAGCAGAACATCAAAAACTTGGACCTTTCATGCAAGTCTTACCCTTATGTAGCAGACTCTTAAATCAAG AGATTTTGAGGGTTTCTGGAAAGAATGGATTGTTACAGAACCAAGGGTTTAATGAATTTGATAGAATGCAACTCATAAACCAAAGTCAAATGGCTTCTTCAGACTTGAAACCAAACTTTACTGGCTGGAACAGCCTGTCACAAGAA ATGTTAGCTGAAGTGAAGGGACTAAACATGGATTGGCAAACAGCACCATCAGTTGTTCCAAGTTCTCACATTGTGAAGAAGATATTGCGCTTGGATATTCCTAAGGATGGTTATCCAAAT TTTAATTTTGTTGGGAGGCTTCTTGGTCCTAGAGGTAATTCATTGAAGCGTGTAGAGGCTACCACAGGTTGCCGCGTGTATATTAGAGGGAAAGGTTCAATTAAAGATTTAGACAAG GAAGAGTTGCTAAGGGGAAGGCCAGGATATGAACACCTGAATGATGCACTTCACATCTTAATTGAAGCTGAACTACCTGCCAATATTGTTGATGCAAAGTTGAGGCATGCACAGGAAATCATAGAAGAGCTACTTAAGCCTGTG GATGAGTCACAGGACCTTTACAAGAGACAACAACTAAGAGAACTTGCTATGCTCAATTCCAATTTTAGAGAAGATAGCCCTCAACTAAGTGGTAGTGTCTCTCCATTCACTTCTAATGAAATAAAAAGGCCCAAAACTGAGgaataa
- the LOC101514366 gene encoding uncharacterized protein isoform X3 gives MIPQQESDFDHNYLKPYYGKLFPFADIFKWMTYGHDGKHPGCDQSYFGRREFSFTLKGDFYLRFQSFNNALELENSIKEKCPLKIDIGPVYTVDPAKRHAYAQGDNNVFAPVERELIFDIDMTDYDDVRYCCRGADVCLNCWPLMTIAIKVIDTSLRDDFGFKHILWVYSGRRGVHCWVCDGKARRLTNEQRASIADYYRVYKGNENSHKKVSLMGAALHPFLATSYTNVLKDYFEKILLTSQNLLATEERYEKILSMIPDESIASELRGKWQDSRRSSSAKEDINVVRWEQCKQLLQSGKHKAQGLRRCVEEIVFFFTYPRLDMEVSKHMNHLLKAPFCVHPKTGRVCVPIDPNQCDEFDPTTVPTLFQLLEELNNEGLRADVNGEWNGTSLGNAITLFRSSFLEPLQKACKEEIERSYNLKLQQSKNSVGW, from the exons ATGATCCCACAACAAGAATCCGACTTTGATCACAATTATCTCAAACCTTATTACG gAAAGCTGTTTCCTTTTGCTGATATATTTAAATGGATGACTTATGGCCACG ATGGGAAACATCCTGGTTGTGATCAATCTTACTTTGGAAGAAGGGAATTTTCCTTCACTCTGAAAGGGGATTTTTATCTGCGGTTCCAATCTTTCAACAATGCCCTTGAGCTCGAAAACTCCATCAAGGAAAAATGCCCTTTAAAGATTGACATTGGACCTGTTTACACAGTCGAT CCTGCAAAAAGGCATGCCTATGCACAGGGTGATAATAATGTCTTTGCTCCAGTTGAGAGGGAGTTGATTTTTGATATA GATATGACAGATTATGATGATGTCAGATACTGCTGCAGGGGTGCTGATGTTTGCTTGAATTGCTGGCCATTGATGACCATAGCCATCAAAGTGATCGATACTTCCTTAAGAG ATGACTTTGGTTTTAAGCACATACTCTGGGTCTATAGTGGACGCAGAGGTGTTCACTGTTGGGTCTGTGATGGGAAGGCAAGAAG GTTGACTAATGAGCAAAGAGCTTCTATTGCTGACTATTATCGAGTTTACAAG GGCAATGAAAATAGTCATAAGAAGGTTTCTTTGATGGGTGCTGCTCTTCATCCTTTCTTGGC GACATCATACACCAACGTTCTCAAGGACTATTTTGAGAAAATACTGCTTACAAGTCAAAACCTACTTGCTACTGAGGAGAGATATGAGAAGATCCTAAGCATGATTCCTGACGAAT CTATTGCTTCTGAACTTAGGGGAAAATGGCAAGACAGTAGGCGGTCCTCTAGTGCAAAAGAAGATATTAATGTCGTGCGGTGGGAACAGTGCAAGCAGTTGCTGCAATCCGGAAAACATAAG GCACAAGGGTTGCGTAGGTGTGTTGAAGAAATTGTGTTCTTCTTTACTTACCCCAGGCTAGATATGGAG GTTTCAAAACATATGAATCATTTGCTTAAAGCACCTTTTTGTGTACATCCAAAAACAG GTCGTGTCTGTGTCCCTATTGACCCGAATCAGTGTGACGAGTTTGATCCTACTACAGTACCCACCCTATTCCAG CTTTTAGAAGAGCTTAATAATGAAGGCTTGAGAGCTGATGTTAACGGTg AATGGAATGGAACTTCGCTTGGAAATGCCATTACGCTTTTCAGATCATCATTCTTAGAACCCTTACAAAAAGCCTGCAAG GAGGAGATAGAACGATCCTATAATTTAAAGTTGCAGCAGTCAAAGAATTCCGTAGGTTGGTAG
- the LOC101514366 gene encoding uncharacterized protein isoform X2, with protein MGRNRLVLTLRNHLVHGKPQGLDIQGEIFFLSSCHHTCTSSLYSFFIHFSSCKSSSIFIQMIPQQESDFDHNYLKPYYGKLFPFADIFKWMTYGHDGKHPGCDQSYFGRREFSFTLKGDFYLRFQSFNNALELENSIKEKCPLKIDIGPVYTVDPAKRHAYAQGDNNVFAPVERELIFDIDMTDYDDVRYCCRGADVCLNCWPLMTIAIKVIDTSLRDDFGFKHILWVYSGRRGVHCWVCDGKARRLTNEQRASIADYYRVYKGNENSHKKVSLMGAALHPFLATSYTNVLKDYFEKILLTSQNLLATEERYEKILSMIPDESIASELRGKWQDSRRSSSAKEDINVVRWEQCKQLLQSGKHKAQGLRRCVEEIVFFFTYPRLDMEVSKHMNHLLKAPFCVHPKTGRVCVPIDPNQCDEFDPTTVPTLFQLLEELNNEGLRADVNGEWNGTSLGNAITLFRSSFLEPLQKACKEEIERSYNLKLQQSKNSVGW; from the exons TTTTGACTTTGAGAAATCATTTGGTGCATGGGAAGCCGCAAGGCCTAGATATCCAAGGAGAAATATTCTTCTTGTCTTCCTGCCATCACACTTGTACATCATCACTTTACTCTTTCTTCATTCACTTCTCATCTTGCAAGTCATCTTCAATCTTCATACAAATGATCCCACAACAAGAATCCGACTTTGATCACAATTATCTCAAACCTTATTACG gAAAGCTGTTTCCTTTTGCTGATATATTTAAATGGATGACTTATGGCCACG ATGGGAAACATCCTGGTTGTGATCAATCTTACTTTGGAAGAAGGGAATTTTCCTTCACTCTGAAAGGGGATTTTTATCTGCGGTTCCAATCTTTCAACAATGCCCTTGAGCTCGAAAACTCCATCAAGGAAAAATGCCCTTTAAAGATTGACATTGGACCTGTTTACACAGTCGAT CCTGCAAAAAGGCATGCCTATGCACAGGGTGATAATAATGTCTTTGCTCCAGTTGAGAGGGAGTTGATTTTTGATATA GATATGACAGATTATGATGATGTCAGATACTGCTGCAGGGGTGCTGATGTTTGCTTGAATTGCTGGCCATTGATGACCATAGCCATCAAAGTGATCGATACTTCCTTAAGAG ATGACTTTGGTTTTAAGCACATACTCTGGGTCTATAGTGGACGCAGAGGTGTTCACTGTTGGGTCTGTGATGGGAAGGCAAGAAG GTTGACTAATGAGCAAAGAGCTTCTATTGCTGACTATTATCGAGTTTACAAG GGCAATGAAAATAGTCATAAGAAGGTTTCTTTGATGGGTGCTGCTCTTCATCCTTTCTTGGC GACATCATACACCAACGTTCTCAAGGACTATTTTGAGAAAATACTGCTTACAAGTCAAAACCTACTTGCTACTGAGGAGAGATATGAGAAGATCCTAAGCATGATTCCTGACGAAT CTATTGCTTCTGAACTTAGGGGAAAATGGCAAGACAGTAGGCGGTCCTCTAGTGCAAAAGAAGATATTAATGTCGTGCGGTGGGAACAGTGCAAGCAGTTGCTGCAATCCGGAAAACATAAG GCACAAGGGTTGCGTAGGTGTGTTGAAGAAATTGTGTTCTTCTTTACTTACCCCAGGCTAGATATGGAG GTTTCAAAACATATGAATCATTTGCTTAAAGCACCTTTTTGTGTACATCCAAAAACAG GTCGTGTCTGTGTCCCTATTGACCCGAATCAGTGTGACGAGTTTGATCCTACTACAGTACCCACCCTATTCCAG CTTTTAGAAGAGCTTAATAATGAAGGCTTGAGAGCTGATGTTAACGGTg AATGGAATGGAACTTCGCTTGGAAATGCCATTACGCTTTTCAGATCATCATTCTTAGAACCCTTACAAAAAGCCTGCAAG GAGGAGATAGAACGATCCTATAATTTAAAGTTGCAGCAGTCAAAGAATTCCGTAGGTTGGTAG
- the LOC101514366 gene encoding uncharacterized protein isoform X1, with protein MDFQVGIVSEGVEDVSVISDCVMVGIFSKLEWEETDWPQGLDIQGEIFFLSSCHHTCTSSLYSFFIHFSSCKSSSIFIQMIPQQESDFDHNYLKPYYGKLFPFADIFKWMTYGHDGKHPGCDQSYFGRREFSFTLKGDFYLRFQSFNNALELENSIKEKCPLKIDIGPVYTVDPAKRHAYAQGDNNVFAPVERELIFDIDMTDYDDVRYCCRGADVCLNCWPLMTIAIKVIDTSLRDDFGFKHILWVYSGRRGVHCWVCDGKARRLTNEQRASIADYYRVYKGNENSHKKVSLMGAALHPFLATSYTNVLKDYFEKILLTSQNLLATEERYEKILSMIPDESIASELRGKWQDSRRSSSAKEDINVVRWEQCKQLLQSGKHKAQGLRRCVEEIVFFFTYPRLDMEVSKHMNHLLKAPFCVHPKTGRVCVPIDPNQCDEFDPTTVPTLFQLLEELNNEGLRADVNGEWNGTSLGNAITLFRSSFLEPLQKACKEEIERSYNLKLQQSKNSVGW; from the exons CCGCAAGGCCTAGATATCCAAGGAGAAATATTCTTCTTGTCTTCCTGCCATCACACTTGTACATCATCACTTTACTCTTTCTTCATTCACTTCTCATCTTGCAAGTCATCTTCAATCTTCATACAAATGATCCCACAACAAGAATCCGACTTTGATCACAATTATCTCAAACCTTATTACG gAAAGCTGTTTCCTTTTGCTGATATATTTAAATGGATGACTTATGGCCACG ATGGGAAACATCCTGGTTGTGATCAATCTTACTTTGGAAGAAGGGAATTTTCCTTCACTCTGAAAGGGGATTTTTATCTGCGGTTCCAATCTTTCAACAATGCCCTTGAGCTCGAAAACTCCATCAAGGAAAAATGCCCTTTAAAGATTGACATTGGACCTGTTTACACAGTCGAT CCTGCAAAAAGGCATGCCTATGCACAGGGTGATAATAATGTCTTTGCTCCAGTTGAGAGGGAGTTGATTTTTGATATA GATATGACAGATTATGATGATGTCAGATACTGCTGCAGGGGTGCTGATGTTTGCTTGAATTGCTGGCCATTGATGACCATAGCCATCAAAGTGATCGATACTTCCTTAAGAG ATGACTTTGGTTTTAAGCACATACTCTGGGTCTATAGTGGACGCAGAGGTGTTCACTGTTGGGTCTGTGATGGGAAGGCAAGAAG GTTGACTAATGAGCAAAGAGCTTCTATTGCTGACTATTATCGAGTTTACAAG GGCAATGAAAATAGTCATAAGAAGGTTTCTTTGATGGGTGCTGCTCTTCATCCTTTCTTGGC GACATCATACACCAACGTTCTCAAGGACTATTTTGAGAAAATACTGCTTACAAGTCAAAACCTACTTGCTACTGAGGAGAGATATGAGAAGATCCTAAGCATGATTCCTGACGAAT CTATTGCTTCTGAACTTAGGGGAAAATGGCAAGACAGTAGGCGGTCCTCTAGTGCAAAAGAAGATATTAATGTCGTGCGGTGGGAACAGTGCAAGCAGTTGCTGCAATCCGGAAAACATAAG GCACAAGGGTTGCGTAGGTGTGTTGAAGAAATTGTGTTCTTCTTTACTTACCCCAGGCTAGATATGGAG GTTTCAAAACATATGAATCATTTGCTTAAAGCACCTTTTTGTGTACATCCAAAAACAG GTCGTGTCTGTGTCCCTATTGACCCGAATCAGTGTGACGAGTTTGATCCTACTACAGTACCCACCCTATTCCAG CTTTTAGAAGAGCTTAATAATGAAGGCTTGAGAGCTGATGTTAACGGTg AATGGAATGGAACTTCGCTTGGAAATGCCATTACGCTTTTCAGATCATCATTCTTAGAACCCTTACAAAAAGCCTGCAAG GAGGAGATAGAACGATCCTATAATTTAAAGTTGCAGCAGTCAAAGAATTCCGTAGGTTGGTAG